ACTTCTGGGTGCATCTGCTGCTCGCGGTGGCTTCCTTTCTCTTGGGGACGGCGATCGGAGTGATCGGGTTCCGCGGCGTACGGGCCCTGCGCCGCGAGGCCGCACAGGGCACGCCCGACCAGCCCTCCGCCCCCACCTCGTCCGCCGCCTGACCCACGGGCACGGGCAGCCGCCGTGATCTTCG
This portion of the Streptomyces sp. 2114.4 genome encodes:
- a CDS encoding SCO4848 family membrane protein, which codes for MKLSRPVSWFLLTFGVWSWFIWITFVKNLWKDGSGLAFDAAGDPTAYFWVHLLLAVASFLLGTAIGVIGFRGVRALRREAAQGTPDQPSAPTSSAA